A segment of the Streptomyces sp. P9-A2 genome:
GGCCGAAGTGCGGGTTGGCGGCGGCGTTGTTGACCAGCACGTCGAGTGCGCCCCACCGCTCGCGCACGTCCGCGAGCAGGGCCTGGGCGGTGTCCTCGTCGGAGACATGCACGCCCGCGCCGCGCGCGGTCTCCCCCGAGGGGTCCAGGGCCTGCGCCGCGGCCGTCGCGTCGTCGGCGTTGCGGGCGCACAGTACGACCCGCGCGCCCCGTTCGTGGAAGCGGCGCGCGATGCCGAGACCGATGCCCCGCGAGCCTCCGGTGACCACGGCGACCCGGCCCTTCATGGACCCGTCCGGCGCCGTGGCTTCTCGTTGACACCCTTTGTGTGGCATGCCAGCATCCTAAATCTAATACTGGTTGATTAATAGGGGTGCATCCATGACGCCCGATCAGTTCGACCACACCGCCGAGGACCACGCCGCGCGCTGGCGGGACATCTACGCGGAGGCCCGCCGCGGCTGCCCGGTCATCTCCTCCGAACGCCACGGCGGCTACCACGTACTGACCCGGCACGCCGACATCACCGAGGCGCTCCGCAACCACCAGGCCTTCTCCTCCGAACGGTCCTGGCACGCCGACGGCACCGACAACGGCCTCGGCGTCGCCATCCCGCACCAGCCGGTACGGGTCGGCATCCTCGAGATGGACCCGCCCGAGCACACGAAGTACCGCAGACTTCTCACCCCGTGGTTCACCCGCCAGGCCATCGCCCGGGGCCGCGAACGGATCCGGCACACGGCCACCTGGGCCATCGACCGGATCATCGAGAAGGGCGGGTGCGACATCGTCACCGATCTCGCCGGGCCGTTCCAGGCCATCGTCATCCTCGACATCCTGGGCATCCCGCTGGAGCGGTGGTCGGCCTACGCCGACGTCGCCGAACGGATGGTCCGGCAGACCGAGGACCGCGCCGAGGGTGCCCTCTGGATGCGGGAGGACGTCCGCAAGGAGGTCGAGCGCCAGCGCGCCGCACCCCGGCCGGGGCTGATCAGCGGTCTCAACACCGCGGTGGTCGACGGCGAACCGCTCAGCGTCGGATGGGCCACCGAACTCGTCAACATGATGCTGCTCGGCGGCGAGGGCACCACGATCGCGACCATCGCCCACATGCTCAAGCATCTGCACGACCGGCCGGAGGACCGGGCCCGGATCACGGCCGACCCGTCGCTGCTGCCGACCGCGGTCGACGAGATGATGCGCTACCACGCGCCGTCCCCCGGCCTGGCCCGTACCGTCACCCGGACGGTCGAGGTCGGCGGCCACACGTTCCACCCCGGTGACCGGGTGCTCCTGTCCTACGCGTCGGGCAACTTCGACGAGGACGTCTTCCCGGACGCCGCAACCCCCGACATCACCCGCTCGCCCAACCCGCACCTCGCCTTCGGCGGCGGCGTCCACCGCTGCCCCGGGGCGCTGCTGGCCTCCGCCAACGCCGAGGTGTTCCTCGGCGAACTGCTGCGCCGCATCCCGGAGTACGGGATCACCGCCGTCCAGGCTTACGAGCGGATCCCGCTGACCAACGGCTTCTACTCGATGACGATGGCCTACCGCCAGGGCCCGCGCGAGGGCACCGACACCGGCGAACTGCCCCGGCTGACCGGCGAGCGGGTACGCCCGAGCGAAGGAACGGACCGATGAACGACTCCTCCGTCCCGGTCGGCACCCCCGAGCCGTTCGACCACCACTCCCCCGCCTTCGCCGAGCAGTGGCCGGAGATCTACGCGGACCTGCGCGCGGGCTGCCCGGTCACGCACTCCCCGCGGCACGGCGGGTTCTACGCCGTCACCCGCTACGAGGACATCCGCCGCGTCCTGCGGGAACCGGAGACGTTCGCGTCCGGGCGCGAGCTGGAGTTCGACGGCCGGACCGTGGGCGGGGCGACCGTGCCGGTCACGGCGTCGCGGCTGGGGATGATGGAAATGGACCCGCCGGCCTCCCTCGCCTACCGCCGGCTGATCGCGCCGTTCTTCTCCGCCCGCACGGTCCGCGAGTACACCCCCCGGCTCACCACGATCGTCGACCGGATCCTCGACCGCACCATCGAGTCGGGCCGGATGGACGTCGTCGATGACCTCGGCGCCGTGCTGCCGCCGCTGGTCATCGTCGATCTGCTGGGGCTGCCCCTCGACCGCTGGCAGCACTACGCGCACGCCCTGCACCAGGGCGTCGGCCACCGGAAGGGCTCGGCGCGGGCGATCATCGGCGTGATGCGGGAGATGCGGGAGCTGGTCACCGAGTGGCGGGAGCGCGGGGCCGGGCCGCCGGGCGTCTGCACCGCCCTGCTGGAGGCCGAGGTCGACGGGCGGCCCATCGACGACGACCTGATCGCCGAGCTGGTGTTCATGCTGCTCACCGGGGGCGTCGACACCACGACGGCACAGATATCCAACGTCGTCGGGCATCTGGACGCCCATCCGGAGCTGCGCCGTCGGCTGATCGAGGACCCCGACGCCGTCCCGGGTGCGACGGACGAACTCCTGCGGCTCTACAGTCCGGGCACCGGCGCGGCCCGCACCGTCGTCGCTCCGGCCACGCTCGGGGGCGTCGAACTGCGGCCGGGTGACCGGCTCTTCCTCGGCATCGGCTCCGCCAACCGCGACGAGACGGTGTTCCCCGATCCGGAGACCGTCGATCCCGACCGTGCGAACGCGCACCAGCACACGGCGTTCGGGATCGGTGTGCACCGCTGCGTCGGCGCGTACCTCGCCAAGGCCGAACTCGTCGAGGTGGTCCGCGCCCTGCTCCGCCGGATGCCCGACTTCGCCGTCGACCGCGAGGGTCTTGTCCACCGGCCGGTGATCCCCCTGGTCAACGGCTGGACCTCGATGCCCGTCCGGTTCACCCCCGGCCCGCGGGTGGTCCCGGAACACGCCGCCCCGCTGCCGGAGACGGCGGCTGTCGGTACGGCGCCGGCCGGTACGGCGGACCGGCACGGCTGATCCGGCTGCACTGTCCGGACCCCGCCCGGTCCCACCTGCTCCGAACTGATCCGAACTGATCTCACCGGGGCCTGCACGGCCGGCCCGGCTCCCCCGAGCCGGGCCGGCCGGCCGACGTGGTTCCGCCGCCCCCTGGCCGCAGGCCCGTCCCTCCGCCCGCGGCGGCGCCGATGGCCCGGTCCCCCCGTCGGGACCGGGCCATCGGCGTACCGCTTCGCGGGGTCAGGCGCGGGTGGCTTTGAGGGCCGGCAGCGAGGCAGCGGTGTTCTCCAACAGGCCGAGGGCCTGGTCCATCATCCGGTCGAGGAGCACCTTGACCGGCACGATGTCCTTGATGGCGGCGGCGACCTGACCGGCGACGACGATGCCGGCCTCGGTGTCGCCCTCCATCTGGGCCAGGTACCCCCGGTCCTCCTTCCACTGGTTCAGCTCGTCCACGGAGATGCCCGACTCCTTGACGGCCGGCAGTTCCTCCAGGAGGGCCTTGTTGCGCAGACCGCGGCTGGGCGCGTAGTAGCCCTGGTAGGTCATGTCGTCCCACTCACGCGAGTCGACGATGTACTGCTTGTAGTTCTGGTGCCACTCGTGCTCCTCGGTGGTGATGAACCGGGTGCCCATGGCGACGCCGGCGGCGCCCATGGCGAGCATCGCGGCGAGCCCGTATCCGTCGTGGATGCCGCCGGAGACGATGACCGGGATGTCGACCTCGGCGATCACCTGCGGGGCGAGCACCATCGTGGAGACGGGCTTGAGGTGGGTGTGACCGCCCATCTCGTAACCCGAGGCGATGACGACGTCCACGCCGGCCTCGGCCGCCTTCACCGCGTGGCGCACGGAGCCGACCTTGTGGACGTGCAGCAGGCCGGCCTCCTTGATGCGCTCGGTGAAGCCGCCGGGGAAGCCCGCCGAGGTGGTGATGGCGGCGAAGTGCTCGCCGACCGGGCCGCCGGCGAGCTTGATCCGGATCGCCTCGTCGATGCAGGCCTCGGAGGCCGGCAGCATCTCGCCCGAGGAGAGGGTTCCCACCGGGATGTTGACCGCGAAGGCGCCCCGCGCGCCGACCGCCACCTGCTCCATCCGGTCACGCAGCTTCTTGCGCAGTTCCACCTCGGGGGTGAGCAGACCCGGCGTGGAGACCGAGCCGAGCCCTCCTGCCGCGGACACGGCGGTCGCCAGCGAGGTGGTGGGTGACGGACCCATACCGTCCTGCATGATCGGGTACTTGGTTCCGAGTCGGCCGCACAGGGCCTGCCATACCGCTCCCACGTCGATCCCTTCCGCTGAGTGCGCAAACGGCCCTTCCCGGGGCCCGGACCCGCTCAGCCTAACGACATTTGGTTATTGCGCCAAGACCCCTCTTCGGCAACTGCGGACCACCCTCCGCCCGGGCCGCCCCCTCCGCCCCTTGGCCCTAGAATCT
Coding sequences within it:
- a CDS encoding cytochrome P450, producing the protein MTPDQFDHTAEDHAARWRDIYAEARRGCPVISSERHGGYHVLTRHADITEALRNHQAFSSERSWHADGTDNGLGVAIPHQPVRVGILEMDPPEHTKYRRLLTPWFTRQAIARGRERIRHTATWAIDRIIEKGGCDIVTDLAGPFQAIVILDILGIPLERWSAYADVAERMVRQTEDRAEGALWMREDVRKEVERQRAAPRPGLISGLNTAVVDGEPLSVGWATELVNMMLLGGEGTTIATIAHMLKHLHDRPEDRARITADPSLLPTAVDEMMRYHAPSPGLARTVTRTVEVGGHTFHPGDRVLLSYASGNFDEDVFPDAATPDITRSPNPHLAFGGGVHRCPGALLASANAEVFLGELLRRIPEYGITAVQAYERIPLTNGFYSMTMAYRQGPREGTDTGELPRLTGERVRPSEGTDR
- a CDS encoding cytochrome P450 yields the protein MNDSSVPVGTPEPFDHHSPAFAEQWPEIYADLRAGCPVTHSPRHGGFYAVTRYEDIRRVLREPETFASGRELEFDGRTVGGATVPVTASRLGMMEMDPPASLAYRRLIAPFFSARTVREYTPRLTTIVDRILDRTIESGRMDVVDDLGAVLPPLVIVDLLGLPLDRWQHYAHALHQGVGHRKGSARAIIGVMREMRELVTEWRERGAGPPGVCTALLEAEVDGRPIDDDLIAELVFMLLTGGVDTTTAQISNVVGHLDAHPELRRRLIEDPDAVPGATDELLRLYSPGTGAARTVVAPATLGGVELRPGDRLFLGIGSANRDETVFPDPETVDPDRANAHQHTAFGIGVHRCVGAYLAKAELVEVVRALLRRMPDFAVDREGLVHRPVIPLVNGWTSMPVRFTPGPRVVPEHAAPLPETAAVGTAPAGTADRHG
- a CDS encoding NAD(P)H-dependent flavin oxidoreductase translates to MGAVWQALCGRLGTKYPIMQDGMGPSPTTSLATAVSAAGGLGSVSTPGLLTPEVELRKKLRDRMEQVAVGARGAFAVNIPVGTLSSGEMLPASEACIDEAIRIKLAGGPVGEHFAAITTSAGFPGGFTERIKEAGLLHVHKVGSVRHAVKAAEAGVDVVIASGYEMGGHTHLKPVSTMVLAPQVIAEVDIPVIVSGGIHDGYGLAAMLAMGAAGVAMGTRFITTEEHEWHQNYKQYIVDSREWDDMTYQGYYAPSRGLRNKALLEELPAVKESGISVDELNQWKEDRGYLAQMEGDTEAGIVVAGQVAAAIKDIVPVKVLLDRMMDQALGLLENTAASLPALKATRA